TCGGAATTAACGGCTATACACGTTTATTGCTGTTTTCATGTTGATTTTATATGGTGTCTTACAAGAAAAACTTCTGTAGTGGTTGTTCAAGGCTTGAATGGTGACCAGTAGCATCTATTTGGTACTGTTGGGTTCGCTCTCTGAAGAATAGGTTCGCCAAATTTGAGTCGAAGAATGTTGCAAAACTTGTCCTAGGATGCCAACTGCTTAACCATTACATACATCTAGTCTAACTGTTCTGTGCATCTGTagacaaagcaaaaaaaaagtcttgGGATAGTTGAAAGACTTTTAAACATGCTTtggttttctcaaaaaaaaaaaaaaaacgtgtgtGTTTGGGATTCATGTAACAAAATTCGTTAAGACCTTGAAAAGAAATTGATGGAGACGGAGTGGACTATCCTGGTAGGCAAGAGATTGTACTTAATGGGACGCAACCATTGGCAGTGTACAAACTTTTCTGTAGCCTTTTAACCAGTTTCCAAACAACCAAAGATTTGACCACGTGTGGGACTTGATTTTCCAaaccaccaacaccaacacactGGTCAGTGGTCAGTGGATGGTTACACCACCCAAGGAATTTACCAATACACTCCACTTAACTTCTTAGGcttaacaaatgataatattGTTGATCCATTTATCTCCTCCATAGTCTATATTAAGACACCTCTCCCTGGTTACAAACTCagctatctctctctctctctctctctctctctctctcacacacacacacacaaacaaacacagatACATAGCATAATGGCACTAGAAACTGAAGGTAAAACAGACTCTATCTTCAACTCTACTGCTGCACAGAAACGGAAGGATAGGATCCTTTTGTTGCTGAGGTTGGTTGCATTTTTGGCCACAGCATCAGCAACTATTGTGATGGCACTTAACAAACAGACCAATTCCTTGGTGGTCGCCACCATCGGCAACAACCCAATAAAAGCCACTCTTACTGCCAAGTTTCAACACACCCCAGCATTTGTGTTAGTCCTTTATTCActtttgattctctctctttcgCACATTTACATTGATTGTGtatgtgtttctcaaaaaaaaacagTGATTGTGTATGTACTTTTGTGTTTTTCTATTAGTAAGTTACGTACAGACACATCTAATAATATGTTAGCTGAATTAGAACTTACCTGCATTGaagcatatataaatatatatatatatatatatatatatgattgagttcaagttacacttggtgtaactttaaacaatgttacaccatccaataacttgttaataaatttatattttgcaaattccaccgttggattacatgttctatatgttctgaatatgcatgccaattttcatatcaatcagatgttatttatcattcgatccataaactcatcttttatgcattattttaaactacaaaaactcgAATTTATACAATTGAtagatgacatgactattgatttttgattaccttgaaattttgcaagcataaagaATATAAGAGAATTTATGGATCTTTGATCCataaattttacaagcatggagaatatatatatatatatatatatatatatatatatatatatatatatatatatatatatatatgagaatgCTAATGTGCTTATATGTATCTGTACATATCTATTAAATATTTGTTGCTGATACAGGTTCTTTGTGGTAGCCAACGGTATGGCCAGTTTCCATAATTGGTTGATATTAGTGTTGGAAATTGTTGGGCACAAGATTGACTACAAGGGATTGCGCCTTGCCATCATCGCCATTTTTGACatggtattattattattactttatgAGAAGGACTTGGTATTTTTAactgtaacaaaaaaaaaaaaaattataataatttttttagtattacaTCATTTGTAACATTATTTATCACAActtttatcataatttattgAAGTGGTTGACTATGAGTGGTGAACAATCACTTTCACATAAATTATCACTTTACAGTTAACCACATCAAAATTGTGACTTGAAAGTGATGAGAAGctcaataaatttcataaattacTTGCCCTATTTAAGAAAATAGATATAATTATGACAAAAAGGCATAATAAACCGTGCTAGtattctctctatatatataataaaataaaatttaaaaaaccatGCTGGTATTAGTGTGCTACTGATTGCCTTTCGAATTCCATGTTAgcatttatgttattttattatatttttttgagagccCCATCCTTGCAATCTAAAATCTATATGATCTTTTTGTGACATGCAGTgtccaattttattttctttctcttgttttAGTCAAAGAGAAAGGCTTTTGTGTGGTGCTCATTTGAAtggaaatttaaaagaaatgagATTGATATATAACcattttaatacacatgtcgTGTTCGGTGCTTGAAAATATTAGATGCAAGCTAAACATTTTATGACACGTGTCTAGTCATTTCGCTTTTCTtagctgagtttttttttttaaggatttgtttatgttgtgtgtgtaaaaaaggatttttattttgttttggaaagGGACTACCGGTCACATGTTTGAATTATGTGGCCTTCttagtttttggattttggagagACTAACAATTTTAAGAAGGCCAAGTATGAATTTCTtgcacaataaaaaaaaaaaaaaaaaactttcatacaacatatatatacatggtCCCCTTAATCTACTTATAGTTCCCTAAAGCAATTAGGGATGCCCAATGAAGTATTATCTCTACCTTCAATATCCTtcattacttaatttttttacatgtttgtcGTCAAGATAATTCTGTAACTCATAACTTTACTAGACATACTATTAATGTCATAGGTCTATTAGTGTGAATGGACAATGTTCCATCACACCTTCGTTTTGTATCTCAAGCCAATTTGActtctttttaattgaaatcacagctttcttctattaaaaaaaaagttgaaaacaatattaattatttttattggttgTTTTGAGAGCAGTTGATTGTGGTTCTGGCAGCAGCTGGGGATGGAGCAGCAGTGTTCATGGCAGAGCTAGGGAAGAATGGTAATTCACATGCAAGGTGGAACAAAATTTGTGACAAGTTCCAAACCTTTTGTGACCATGGCAGTGGAGCTCTCATTGCTTCCTTCATTGGCCTCCTTCTTCTCTTGATCATCAATGTCATCTCTATTGCCAAATTGTCCAAGCCAAAATCCGACAATACCATTTAATTTATGTAAATGTAGTTGTGGTGGATCCAATTCCATTCTCACCTGTGTGTTTgctagccttttgggctttGTTCCACACTACTTGTGTTTGCTCAACTCTTAAGTGTACTTCTCTCTGTGATTAATGCCTATGTAACCACGGTTGTTAATTCTCTCCAAATTCAAAAACCTACATTTATTGATATTTGAATATGAGGATGGTTGCTTTCCTATCCATGCATATGATGAGATATTTCTAAAAAACAACAACGCGATTTCTCAATGGAAATCATGGTATCTAACTTATTTAGCCATTTTTGCACATCCTTTAATTGGATATAATTGGTGGGTTCAATGAGGGACTACACACATCTTGATGAATAGTTAGGTACTAGAATAATTATAAACAcctttcttagaaaaaaaaaaaagactatgaATTTGGCAAAGTTTATATGCGATGTTGACCTatgtttttattgtaaaagAGAAAAGTTAAGAAGTAACAGGATTTGtaagataataaaattttaatattattaattaaattgacactattcttaaattattttgaaatttagtcTAAAAGTGATAAAATCCTATTtctaaaatacaattaaaaaatgttaaatttgtaaataacttcaaaagaatttcaatttaaataattaatattaaaaaattattattttacaaattttgccCAAGAAACTCATGAGAAAAAGGAAAGTATTGAAAgcgttaaaaattaaaaaaaggaaagcattaaaaagattttaaaatgaaataatttgaGAAAGAGGCAGGCTGTGCTTCAAAATTGGAAAGACTAATAAGAAAGAATTAAGgaggagagaagagaaaatagaaCTTAATGCCTCATACTAGCATGAGTAATTCATGGGATTTCAGTCTCAcatcataaattttttgaaaaatactaaagctatattacaagttttaatttctaaaaGTAAATATTTTGAAGACTTCAACAAATAGATATCACAATTCACAACCTACCAAATTGGTGTCAGAGTCTTATAAATGACATTTTCTAGTTCTCTCATGGAGAAAAATGTGGATTCAAAACTCCCTCCTCTATTGTATTGAGAGGAAAAAAACATTCATATTAGTGaattgaacttgaaaaattatgaacatTGGTCAATTAATTCATTGGTACCACCACGCACCCTTAGCACCATGGTTActttataagtataagtgcCTGTAAGGTGTGGGGTGCAAGAGCTTGAGTTCAAATCTCCATGAgagagttttacacacacatgcacttaaattagactagagtaaaatttctattttgtatataaaaaaaaagagaattccaCCAATTGAATCATATTCAATTTTCCtactaaaaatttatgattttctGTTATGGTAATTCAAACTTGAAACCACAGTTGTCAACTGATTAATTGTATTACAAatcaatttatcatttttctatattAAGATACATAACTCTGATAATGGttagtaaaatatatagaaaaaattataaatattcccatatgaacaaaaaaaaaatttgttactaatttagaacaataaaatcaatgacttattcctataaaaaaaaatcaatgactTATTTTTCATCACCCATGTAATAGtttttgagaaatataataaaataagcatGTAGGTGGTTCCATTGAAAAATGAAACTGCAAAAATAACTCTGGCTTAAAGTTCTAAATGTTATTCTATTGaccatttttttcctataataGAATATTTTGGTGTCAATCTATTCAGAACATTCCAGTCCATTCATCATAGTGTTCTATcgtattaaattatcaattcaaCTATGAATCTTACTAACACTTTCTAGTATTTTCAACGTATCGTTTTTAACTACCGCACACtcttagtgcgatggtcactccacaagtataagtacttgtggggtgtggggggtaagggccggagtTTAAGTCTCTAAGATGGAGCTTCACACAcgtatacacttagattaaattaaagtaaaaattctattttgtatatatatatgtaaaaattaaaaaaaaaaaaaaactcatcactTTTAGTGGAAGATGCTTACTATCACACCAAGGCACTTACTATTTATAAAGTATGAAGTAATAGCTTAAACTTTAAAGTTATGTAATGCATTCCTTAAAAagtaaacaatttatttttattattatttttatttggccTTTCATCcaacaaaattttacatatttatgaaaatattaatattaatttattgtcaTGCTGccttaatggatttttttttttccaaagccGATAAAATacttgcttttaaaaaaaaaatcgataacAGATAAAATACTTGCTATAAAAAAGGgataaatgcatatatatatatatatatatatatatatttatttatatgtattaaaGATTAAATCAAAAGTATAGAAGAGATAATATTGAGAAAACGAAGGAAGGGGTAGCTGGTTTGATATACGTGGACAAGATGATGCAAGCAAAGTACTGATAacgatatatatatagaaatagaaatagaatcaAATCTTATCTAAATCTAATTCATTCGGTACTAGGTCTAGGAGAAGTACTACAGTGTAACACAAATCACACTACAATTTTAGTACGTACAATTCTGCTTCTCCTAGTACCGACCGAACGtgtaaaaagtaaaagtaaaaaaaaaaaaaaacaaggaaaagacTGAGAGAGTTGTTACTTTAAATCACGTGTGTCTGTGTGCGTCAGTTTAAAGTCTCTCAAATCCAACGCAACCGCCAAATGATGTTACTTTCACCAAAAAAGTACAAAGTGCGTACGTATATTTTGTCCAACTTTTTTGGGTATAAATAaatggattttgctaatgtgtgccttaaggacatacaataattatttattttttgatttttttaaattaaaaaagtattgataattttttcaatttttaagaaaattttaacataaaTAGATGGCTTAATGTGTGTCTTAAGGGCACATATTAACCGGATCCTAAATAAATTAGTGATTTTAGTGTTTTAAAGTAGTAGATTAATGTATAATATaaatgatttaattaattattaattaacatAAAACCCAAGTAGGCATTCGGCCTCGAACGGTCAAGAACATATTATTCTGACATATGGAAGCCAACCATGGAGGCACATACCTTAAAACATGGACCAAAAGTAAAACAAGAAGTCATTAGAAACACCCTCAAAATCCCAGACCTTGGAATCCGACCAAACAGGACCCATCATCCTTGGTCCGAGCTTGAGTAATCCACTAGAGTCGTTCGAGGTGAAAGCCTATTGACTATACTGACTGCTCACACTAGTCGTGTTCTAAGCTACCAAAGCATCCTGCTAAGGTATTTGCGAAATATCCAAGGATGCCCTCCAGATCTTCTTGATAAATCTACAACAATTAACTTAATACAATTGCATTTAATGCAACAGATAATTTATTAGAAGAAAGCAAaaaggcccaaaattttatGTTATCATAAcctcaagaaaagaaaagcttgATGAGATAGAAAGTTGCCCAACTACACCAAGACAACACTTACTATGGCACATGCtggagaagaaaatgaagagaacTAAGCAAATGATAAGgataaagaaaaaggagaagggagagtataaaagaaaaggaggCAGACAAGTGAGGGCAGTTTTTGAAGGattagagaaagagatagaaGACAAAGAAGAGAAGAGCGAAACACATAGTGAGAAATAACCAGTAGAGAGTTAGCTAGTTCTTATTCAAATTTCTTGTTGCAGATTGAATTGCACCCTTAATAGAAATCAATTGTGATTACAAGCAAGTAATTAAGCTCGGGCTAATTTCTTGCTTCCAAGTGTGTTTGGGGAATCATTATAAGCtagatttttgtttattttatatttgtttgtagGTTCCACTTATTTTCCGTCTCAGTTTTATTtcaaa
The sequence above is drawn from the Castanea sativa cultivar Marrone di Chiusa Pesio chromosome 5, ASM4071231v1 genome and encodes:
- the LOC142636106 gene encoding CASP-like protein 1B2, which codes for MALETEGKTDSIFNSTAAQKRKDRILLLLRLVAFLATASATIVMALNKQTNSLVVATIGNNPIKATLTAKFQHTPAFVFFVVANGMASFHNWLILVLEIVGHKIDYKGLRLAIIAIFDMLIVVLAAAGDGAAVFMAELGKNGNSHARWNKICDKFQTFCDHGSGALIASFIGLLLLLIINVISIAKLSKPKSDNTI